One Lucilia cuprina isolate Lc7/37 chromosome 4, ASM2204524v1, whole genome shotgun sequence DNA segment encodes these proteins:
- the LOC111682652 gene encoding opsin Rh1 — protein MERYSTPIIGPSFAALSNGSVTDKVTPDMAHLVHPYWNQFPAMDPMWAKLLTAYMIVIGLISWCGNGVVIYIFSTTKSLRTPANLLVINLAISDFGIMITNTPMMGINLFYETWVLGPLMCDVYAGLGSAFGCSSILSMCMISLDRYNVIVKGMAGQPMTIKLAIMKIALIWFMASIWTLAPIFGWSRYVPEGNLTSCGIDYLERDWNPRSYLIFYSIFVYYLPLFLICYSYWFIIAAVSAHEKAMREQAKKMNVKSLRSSEDADKSAEGKLAKVALVTISLWFMAWTPYTIINTLGLFKYEGLTPLNTIWGACFAKSAACYNPIVYGISHPKYRIALKEKCPCCVFGKVDDGKSSDATSQATNNESETKA, from the exons GTTACACCCGATATGGCCCATTTAGTACATCCATACTGGAATCAATTTCCCGCTATGGATCCAATGTGGGCTAAACTATTGACTGCTTATATGATTGTGATTGGCTTAATTTCATGGTGCGGAAACGGTGTGGTGATTTACATATTCTCCACAACCAAATCTCTACGTACGCCTGCAAATCTTTTAGTTATTAATCTAGCGATATCCGATTTTGGCATCATGATCACCAATACTCCCATGATGGGCATAAATCTCTTCTACGAGACATGGGTATTGGGTCCATTAATGTGTGATGTTTATGCTGGTCTCGGCTCAGCATTCGGTTGCAGCTCGATATTGTCGATGTGTATGATCTCATTGGATCGTTATAATGTCATTGTCAAAGGTATGGCCGGACAGCCGATGACCATTAAATTGGCCATAAtgaaaattgctttaatttgGTTTATGGCTAGTATCTGGACATTGGCGCCAATATTTGGCTGGAGCAG GTATGTGCCAGAGGGTAATTTGACTTCTTGCGGTATTGATTATTTGGAACGTGATTGGAATCCTCGCTCTTATTTGATTTTCTATTCGATATTTGTATATTATCTGCCTTTGTTCTTGATCTGCTATTCCTATTGGTTTATCATTGCG GCTGTATCAGCTCACGAGAAAGCCATGCGCGAACAAGCCAAGAAAATGAATGTCAAATCTTTGCGTTCATCTGAAGATGCCGACAAGAGTGCCGAGGGCAAATTGGCTAAAGTAGCTTTGGTTACCATTTCCTTGTGGTTCATGGCATGGACTCCCTACACCATTATCAATACATTGGGTCTATTCAAATATGAGGGACTCACCCCCTTGAATACCATCTGGGGAGCTTGCTTTGCCAAATCGGCAGCCTGCTACAATCCCATTGTCTATGGTATCAG TCATCCCAAATACCGCATTGCCTTGAAAGAGAAATGTCCCTGCTGTGTCTTTGGCAAGGTTGATGATGGCAAATCCAGTGATGCCACCTCTCAGGCCACCAACAATGAATCCGAAACAAAGGCTTAA